GTCTTACCGATTGTATTCAGTGCCTGAAGAAAGCCTGTATATTTATCTACAGCCAGCTTACCAAGAGAAAGGGTCATACCAGGAGAAAAGCTATCCTTTGCAGCCAGTTCAAATTTACCTATGATCTCTGCGCTTTTGTTCTTTGAGAAAAGATAATCCCAGTTTACGCCCATTTTGTATTCATCAGTTAGAGTGATCTGGATAATTCTTGCTTCAATTAATACCTCTCTTGTTCTTGCATCAGCAGCCCTGATTATTTCAGAAAGTTTTCCCATATTTGAAGGCAGGTCTGTTATGATTATTTTATTTGTCGCCTTATCTCCAATGACACTGCCAATATTCTTGGTAACTTCTTTTGCAAGTTTTGCTTCTATATCTTCAACCTTAGCATAATTAAGTTCAAATACTTCTGTAACTGTTGCGGCTCTAGAATCACATTCCTCAATAACTCTTGCTGCTAGTTCAACGTTTTCCGGTACATCAATAAGTATAATCTTACCTGCTTTCTGGTCTATCTGAATATGTCCCTTGCTGGAGATAATTTTTTTCAGCTTTCCCTCCATCTCCTTAGGATCTGTATACTCAAGTATAAAGGTTTTTGTGATATAAGGACTATCTAATTCCTTAATAATTTCGTCAAGTCTTGATTCTGCGTTAATAACATCATTTATAATTAATGTGTTTGTTCTCTCATCAACAACAATTCTCCCAATCTTTGTTTTCATCTGATCCAGTGCTTTTTTTACATCAGTAGCCGTTGCATATTTTAGCTGATATATTTTAATTTCCCTCGGATCTTTGAATTGCCTGCCATGAATTGTCTCATATTCTCTCTCAGTCATTACTTTAATAATATCCCCTTTTTCTTCATAAGCAAGGTTATTTGTCTCAAATATCATTCTGAGCACATCCCATGCCTCCACATTTCTTAAAAAGATACTTATTTTCCCTTTTACACTATTACTGGCAACAATATTCACTCCGCTTTTTTTAGACAGAAGCTTAAATGCTTCCAGGATATCCATATTCTTGAGTTCCAAAAGAGTGATCTTTGAAGAAGATATATTGTCTGTCTCTTTGATAGATGTTTTTGGAGACGTTCTGATGGGCATTTTTAAAGGCGTTTTTTTTACCTCTGGAGGTGTTCTCTCAGCTTCTTCAAAAGATACTAGAGGAGGCGCCTCTAAAGGTTCTTCAGTTTGGGAAAACACTGATATTTTGGGTTGAGTACAAACAAATGCTACCATCAAAAACAAAACTATTATTCTCATAGTAAACACTCCTTTTTTTATAGAAATAAATCTATTGTTTCTGTTCCATAACTTAAAGTAACACTTGATTCTGAAATTTTGCTGACTTTTAACTCTCCCACAGTACTTCCTTCATTAACATAATGAACACTTTTTGTCTTTCCGTTTTCTATAATTGCCTGAGGGCTCTCATCTAAGACTATTCCAACCAGATTTAGATCCTTTACAAGCTGCTTCATATCTATCCCTACCTCTGGCAGAATAACAGGACTGGCTGTTAATTGCTTAAATAGATTACGCTTTTTTGCCATTGATGAATAGAATGAAGATGGTTCCAAATTCTGGATTTTTAGATCAATTTGTTGCTTTTTCTCTATGCTTTTTAAGGAAACGACTCTTGAGCTTGGGATTAATATCTCTTCTGATGTTCCAGGTCTTATCCAGATATAAGCTGCATAAATAAGAAGCACAAAAACAACAACAGAAAGTATTTGATTAATTGACATGACTGGTTTTGTTTTTAATATAGAAAGCACCTGTTTTAACCGATCAGAGCGAACCGAAAATTTTACAAGCTCCCTAGAACCTGTTTGCTCCTTTTTTTCTCCTCTTATTAATCTCAACAATCGATCTTCAGGATGAAAGTTATTCATTACGCTCAATAGTTTTAAGAACAAGTTCTTTATCAACAATCTTCTTGCCCTCTATAATCAAATTCTCTAATGTATCGTGACACAATAGGGCTATTCTTCTGGGATATCCAAGAGAGTATTTATATATCTCATCCATAGCGTCATCTGTAAAAACATCTCTAAAATTATCCACTCCTGCCTGCCTGAGACGAAACAGAATCAGTTTCTTTGTATCCTCCTGGCCTAGAGGGTTGATAATATATTTTAAACTAACTCTGTCAGTAAAATTCCTGACATGTTTTATCTTAGGAAGCAATTCCAGCTGAGCCATGATAATAAGCTGTAAGAGCTTATATTTATTAGTTTCATAATTCAAAAGAGTGCGCAAAATCTCCAAAAAAGGCAGTGACAGCTTTTGTCCTTCATCAATTAATAGAACTATTGTTCTCTCTTCATCTACGCCTTTCTGGAACAGGTACCTTTCAATAGCATCCTGACAATCCATTGCTGAACGGATGCCTTCATTTATGCCAAAACGCCTTGCTAAGGAATTAAGGAATTGAAATTCTGATTTATAGTTTGGATTCAATATCATATGAAAAATAAAGCTATTTTCGTTATGAAAAGATTGTATAAGAATTCTGCTCAATGTAGTCTTTCCAACACCAACATCCCCAAGAATTAAGCTTAGTCCTCTTTTTAGGCGAATTGCAATCTCAAGTCTTCTTAATGCACTGCCATGTTCTCGCGATTGATAAAAGAAATTAGGATCCGGACTCGTAGAAAAGGGTTCTTCTTTTAATCCTAATTCATTAAAATAACTCATTTTAATGCCT
This genomic stretch from bacterium harbors:
- a CDS encoding secretin N-terminal domain-containing protein — encoded protein: MRIIVLFLMVAFVCTQPKISVFSQTEEPLEAPPLVSFEEAERTPPEVKKTPLKMPIRTSPKTSIKETDNISSSKITLLELKNMDILEAFKLLSKKSGVNIVASNSVKGKISIFLRNVEAWDVLRMIFETNNLAYEEKGDIIKVMTEREYETIHGRQFKDPREIKIYQLKYATATDVKKALDQMKTKIGRIVVDERTNTLIINDVINAESRLDEIIKELDSPYITKTFILEYTDPKEMEGKLKKIISSKGHIQIDQKAGKIILIDVPENVELAARVIEECDSRAATVTEVFELNYAKVEDIEAKLAKEVTKNIGSVIGDKATNKIIITDLPSNMGKLSEIIRAADARTREVLIEARIIQITLTDEYKMGVNWDYLFSKNKSAEIIGKFELAAKDSFSPGMTLSLGKLAVDKYTGFLQALNTIGKTNLLQSPRITVINNAEARIHVGETRPYVTTTVSQGSSTTETAESVTNVDVGVTLSVTPTINEHGFITMKIKPEVSSVSGTVTTSEGNTIPIVSKSETETTVMVKDGVTIVMAGLIKDELTDANSGIPFFRKIPIFGYLFGKIDKEIIKQEIVIFLTPHIVTGEYGLLTTAEKEAKDEIKHEDNILKLLDDAKKKELTIHEETEKHY
- a CDS encoding AAA family ATPase, coding for MSYFNELGLKEEPFSTSPDPNFFYQSREHGSALRRLEIAIRLKRGLSLILGDVGVGKTTLSRILIQSFHNENSFIFHMILNPNYKSEFQFLNSLARRFGINEGIRSAMDCQDAIERYLFQKGVDEERTIVLLIDEGQKLSLPFLEILRTLLNYETNKYKLLQLIIMAQLELLPKIKHVRNFTDRVSLKYIINPLGQEDTKKLILFRLRQAGVDNFRDVFTDDAMDEIYKYSLGYPRRIALLCHDTLENLIIEGKKIVDKELVLKTIERNE